Within the Syngnathoides biaculeatus isolate LvHL_M chromosome 13, ASM1980259v1, whole genome shotgun sequence genome, the region AACGtaataagaaaataatataGTGATTGAAATAGTTGGACATCTACTAGATTTTCAGCAGAgtaatttatttgtaattacgCTTCCAAAGTCATCTTCCAATGTCCTGCTTCGGTTGCGAGTTTGATTCTGGCCGGGCTCCAGCCTTCCTGTTGActtttgcgtgttctccccgtgcttgcgtgggcttCCGCCCACCCGGACACTTTTGAAATTGGAATACAAATATGAGTTTGTTCAACTGTGGGTCAAATATGTGTAGAATGTGGTTTGGTATCAAATAAAACATGTGATGTAGTAAtgttatttaatatatatatatatatatatatatatatatatcaatggAAATTTAAAATTTAGGTACAGATTTGCCAAAGAAGCTTGCAAATTGACGTCTATAATTTTGCTTTGCGGCAGGTCAGATCCGTCTtcctggccttgagtttgacacccagcGTTTCTGCGTTACTTGAGTCTCAGCTGTGTATGTTTTTCTCGTCCACGTGCGTTTCCAAAGGTTTCCTACGTAACAGGCGTCCACGTGTTGCGCCTTTCTGACTGCGTTTGAGTCATCGGGTCGAAGCCACCGCAGTTTTACGCGCGTTCCGTCGGCTGTCGCTTGATTAAATTCCTCAATTTATTAGGAATCATCAAAGTCGCGATCAGTGTCAGGCCGGTCTGTCGCGGCACGGTCTTGACGGTTCGCAAATAGACACGTTTGTCGTGTTCAAACAGCCTCCAGCAAATGTTTGCACGCTCGCGTCGAGCTGCTGATGTTCAAACAGCCCCGTGACTGCCAAAACATCCTCATGCGCACAATATGCACTTGTTCACCGCCGATGCGTCGCTGTACTTACTCCTGCCCCATTTTCGGTCTTAAATGTAGAGAGTATCAGAGTATCCTTGTTCCATATTGCATGAATGTGTCACAGGATGGTCGTGTGCGTTTTATGAAGATTTTAACAAATAATACTAGTTTACCTTAAATTCCTCATGCGTGTATTTACTCAACTTTTGGGGTGAAATCTTGTagttaccataattcccggcctacagagcgcacttggttataagcctcggtatacagaaagggtttaacgctagcgctagcgttaaattatttctgtgcaccgaggcttataaccaggtgcgctagcgccgtatcaccgcataaaccgcaagcttgaaagcgtgtgaaaacagTCGCGGCTTGTAGCCTGGAAATTACGggatgtgtgtatatgtacacACAATCAACATGGTTTATGTATATGACGATTCTATGCACCTAATGGTACTTTCCATTGAACTCCATTGTGAatttcagctttacagatgccatgtcCGCAGTGCATGCGGGGTACTTTGTGGTTATGATGACATCCTGAGGAGAGCTGGTTGGCCAGGGTAAAGGTGGCGGAGACTGGTCATCATTGCCCCACCCGCCAACAGTCTCCCCAATTTTAAtgcatgacacccccccccccacacacacacacacacacgatcacGTAACAGGGACAATGGTTGACAGTTGGCGACCTGGTAACCATGGTGATAGGATGGGTGGTGCGTAttcacattcatccatctatacatccattttctccggcacttatcctcacgagggtcgcggggcatgctgcagcctatttcagctgtcaactggtaggaggcggggtacaccctgaaccggttgccagccaatcgcagggaacatacagacaaaacagtcacactcacaatcacacctagggacaatttagagtgtccagttaacgttgcatgtttttgggatgtgggaggaagccggagtgcccaccgggagaaaagccacgcaggcacggggagaacatgcaaacaccacacaggcggggccaggattgaacccaggacctcagaactgtaaggccaacgctttccagctgatccatcgtgccgcccaaGTCATAATTCCAATAATTTTAATATGAAAAACACTTGTAAGGCATCGTTGTAAAACGATCAATTCAAATCACAGTAAATACAGCAGCGCCTCTTGTGCGGCAAGACGGCATATTCTCATCTGCTTATTCCTGTTTACGGATCTGCGGAACCTCAAAACGTTCTTAGGTCATACCATTGTTAAGTGATGCACCCCCTGTAATTGAATTAAGTTAAAAATTCTGTTGACTgtgtgaaaatggaagaaaaaaaaaatggaaagctcTACTTAGCTTCAGACGAGCATAGGCGCTGTTGATTTAGTCTCAACTAGTTTGCTCTCTAAAGAAGTCAAGTTGACGCCGTGGCAGCTCCTCCAGGCTGGAATATTCTGCTCTGAACAACACCGGCTCGTTAAGAACCTGCAGACTTTTTTTGCAGGATATCCCAGTCAATCGTCAGGACGTTTGAATGCTGCGAAAAGGGTCCGGTCAGTGTCCGCAAGATGTGCTGATGTGCGCTCTGTCCTTCCTTTCCCACCGCAGGAACCACAGTCCCCTCATGAGCTTTGGCGCCAGTTTCGTCAGTTTTTTGGTGAGTCGACAACGCCGCACGCTGACACGGCAAATGGCGGTTTAACCGAGATTCTCAAGTTGTTGTACTTTGCTTTGAGAACTTGAAAACATAACCGAGTCATTAAAATAAGAGGGGGAGTAGTTGTAGCAGTACTGAGAGCAAGATATGCTTGCTTGTCATCTAAATGATGCTTTATAAAGATTCTTTATCACAAAAGATCCTGATTCAGCATTCCCACTTTTCCTTGTCTTTTATGCTGTTTTCTGCACTCTCAAGAATCCAAGGTTTAATCCAGGATTAGAATATTTTGGGTCACTTTGTACTGCAGGTTTTCCCCAGCGTGGCCCGAGCACCTCGTGCGGCGCTCGCAGCTCAAGTTCATCGGTTTGGAGTTTTCCCAATGACGAACATATAAGACTAGgattcatttcaaatttatttgatGTAAGGATTCAACATTCTCAACTGGGTACatagagtgtaaaaaaaaaaataagcaaaaaaagtacaacacaTTTTCTTAAACTTGAATTACGCTACGGTCCTAATGCTTTGAATGTGATTCTGTTTAATTCATGTAAACTGCGCTAAGTATTCTTCTCTTCTTGTTGTGGCTACTTCTTCTACTGTGCAATAaagtagcgtaatttccggcctacagagcgcacctggttcgaagcctcacccagtacatttgtaaaggaaataccatttggtacatgcatacgccgcagctgtgtaaaagccgcaagtgcccacattgaaacacgagatattgtatttacaaaaaaaaagacggcacacagaaagagtttaatgctagcgtggcgcgAACAcaaatgctagcgcggcgctgacagggccggttaaaaaaaaaaaaaaaaaaaaacttaaacaacaacataacgcagcagcaacaccctgggacagtgctaacactagcgcagcactaaaaTAGccggccggtaaaagtcacttcctctgcacatatatttttcccactcgagtgcccccttggggccattagaaaaaaaaaatgcagaaattagcagCGTAAACCGCCGGATTGaacgcgtgtgaaaaaagttgcggcttgtaggctggaaattacggtatttcaaGAAGCcgaagaaaaatcaaaatgtgatgACACTTCTAAATACTGATTTTACTGGCACAGCTAGACTTTGAAAGCGTTGTATTACAGTACTAATTTCCCTTGAAACTttagctttacagatgccaatACTGTCGTGTCTGTGGTAATGACATCTGCCAGTGATTATTCCCGGGACGGTATCTATTACCATAAAGATGTTATTCATAAAACGCTTCTAAAGTGTGAGCAGCAGTGTAATGTGGCACATAGATATGCATAAATACATACTACAGTATACACAAGGGACTATTATAAACGGTAGCAAAATATTCAGCGGCCTGAAGCAAAattttccaccccaaaaaaatgtctttgaaatTTCTGTCCCCTTCACTTTGACTTGTTGCGTAGAATGCCATGATGACTTTTGAAGACGAGAAGATGCAGCTGGCGTCCGAGGACCTCAAAGCAACGGAGAGGCTGTGCGAGAGCGAAAATGCCGGCGTCATCCAAACTCTAAAAAACAAGATGAAGCGCTCGGTGAGtcagatgcatgtttttgtaataatCATTTCtcatacagtgatgcctcggttctcgaccacagtccgttccagaaaaccgtttgagaagtgatttgttcgaaaaccgaatcgatgtttcgcattgcaatgaatggaaaaagaaataatgcgttccaagccaaaaaaaaatctggctttttaaagcattttttagattttcctgataataaactgcatagtagaaatatatatgtatagtttaaatactttatataataaaataatttaagaaatagattgattttttgcttaaaatgtttgctttagtagtagagtacacaaggctgggagtgcattgccgtatctgtagcgactcggcccccagcgttgtaaactttttttgggAGCCATGATTGTGGtttaatacggtcgtcctcgacaagaagaaaaaatagtctctaccgggacacgtctgcgtacagaggctgcgttagaCAGAATAACAGAAGTGagctggttgcgccgcgtgcgtcatgttatttctgggttttttttcggggggcgttcaaattgacaataacaaaacagcCAGCTGCTTGCGCCACGCGCATTATGTTGTTTCCGGGGTTTTTCGGGGGGCTTCATTGAGTCCAACCATCTCAGGAGTCTTGTTCAACTACAACAGTTTTCTAACAAGGAATGGTCCAAAGTTGCTGGAAGTTATTGCTGCTAAATTATTCAATCTTAGGGTTCGCTTACATTTTCCCTCCCATTACCGAGTGAATTTTCTGCAATGCTTTTTAAGGGAGTGCAAATGAGATTCTTTAGCTTTCCAGGGGCGTGTTTGAAAATTGCGGAAGAGGAAAAATGTGAACTCGTGAGCATGTTTTTGTCGTGTGCGCGCAGACGGACTCTCGGAGGTCGGGGGCGGCCGCTGTGGAACGCCTCCAGAGGCAGATCATCATCGCCGACTGCCAGGTTTACCTTGCCGTGCTGGCTTTCACCAAACAAGAACTCTCGGGTAAATTGTTCGAGGGCCAATATTTACAGATCGATTGGAATATCTGATGTGATAATTGGTAATTCCATAAAATGTCCTTCCTCTGAATATTCTGTTTGACTGCTGATGTACTGAGTAAATGATTCCCAGCACAGCAAGCGATATCCGATGACGTGCGGGTCTCCGATTCTCCGCAGCGTACATCAAGGGCGGCTGGATCCTCCGCAAGGCCTGGAAAGTGTACGACAAATGTTACAGCGACATCACGCAGTGGCAGgagcgcagcagcagcagcagcagcaggaggaggaggaagaagatcCCCGAGCAGCAGGCCTCGTCGTCGCCGTCCGACCGCGCGTCCTCCCCGCCTTCGGACGGCGTCTGCGCCGAAGACCTGGACCGGCTCAAAGGCTCGGTCAGCTTCGGCTACGGCCTCTTCCACCTGTGCATCTCCATGGTGCCGCCGCACCTCCTCAAGATTGTCAACCTGCTGGGCTTCCCCGGCGACCGTCTCCAAGGCCTGTCGGCGCTCGCCTACGCCAGCGAGAGTAAGGACATGAAGGCCCCCTTAGCCACGTGAGTACGTTCGTTTCTGCATCTGGATTCAAAGTCGCCATTCGCACGTGCCTCCATATTGGGTGTACAGACGGGAACGAGAACGAGGGAAAAATATGCTTTCAAGGAGATGTACGGCAATCCCGCGCATATTTGTGTTCACTCACGATTCACAAATTCACCGATTCACTTTTTTTCTACTCTTTCGGCACCAAAATGAATATATTCACAGCAATTGGCTGCgattggttcagggtgtaccccgcctcctgccccgttgacagctgcgataagcgacccttgtgaggataagcaactaagagatgatggatggatggaacagcAATTGGTCCAAGGAAGTATGCGGAAGTAATACGTCTTTCCTGAGAGAGACAAGCTTTGTATTttggggaggagctaagtttagcctgggttgttgcTGGAAGTCTTTGTCTTACAAAtgtgtacacacaaaaaaaatctgtatgcCATTTAATTAAAGGTCATTTTGTAAGGTTAGTTTGAACTGGTATTAAATTCCTTTGGTATTATAGTTTGCAGTTTATTGGCATTGTCAGTTTTAaacccattattattattattactattattttgctatttgcaGGAATAGTGCGGCGTTCCAGTGAATAAAGTTATGATGGTTTGACCCAGGAAGGGATGAATTATGTCCAATTAGTTTATTTGATCCCCAATATCTCTGTCCGAAGttttgaaattgacattttcttgCAAAATATGTCTTACAAGTGGCGCCGTTCAGTTGGCATCCAAGGCTTTGCTTGTTCTTTGGTTTGATTTTGGCGTCCCTGTGACTTCTTTTTAGCCGACCGAGGCTCCCTTTCACGTCAGGATGCTTGAAAGTTGTgccgtttttatttatttatttgctgagatttgtctttgtgtgctcTGGTGTGTCCCGCGACAGCTTGGCCCTCTTGTGGTATCACACGGTAGTGCAGCCTTTCTTCGCCCTGCACGGCAGCGACACCCACTCGGGCCTGGCGGAGGCCAAAGCCATCCTTCGCCGAAGGGAGACCGTCTACCCCAACTCGTCGCTCTTCATGTTCTTCAAAGGGAGAGTCCAGCGTCTTGAGGTCAGCGCCCGTCTGTCGCCACGCCaacacgccagcaaaacacaaaaaaacacaaccgcGCCTCACGCAacctcgtgtgtgtgtgcgtgcgtagaGTCAGATCGGCGCCGCCTTGACGTCCTTCAACGACGCCTTGCACTTGGCCTCGGAGCAGAGGGAAATCCAGCACGTGTGCTTGTATGAAATCGGTAAGCTTTTGCCACACTTTTGCCTGAGGTCGTAgaagaagtaccgtaatttctcaaataatgggcaaattttttcaaaaatattttcaaaaagttaatatagCGCATTATACTTAggtatagatgaaaaataaaactttgtatagtcgtatacaggtaaatagcgtggtaaaaaaaaaagcgtatacatatacatttcgatgtctaatgttacacatttatatatatattgcgcccccaacctgagctctcaagAGCTCCACCGGAAGCTTTCATTTTTGGATTGTTAGcatagcatgcttgttgctactgtaccaaagatcagaaacggcTGCCCATGATTTTgtttaaactaagacaaaaaaatgtcgactacaagggctcGTTGTGCAggcgcttttaaaagaaatgtgtcgtcactcgtgccgatgacgccaaccaacccggaagttgcgccgcagtccgaaacaacgatcgCTCGCCTCGATGgcttcaggtggctatcaaaacaatgtgagttCAAACTCAAAACTCAAAATGTGCCCGTCGCCcacgtttctacgtagtttgagctcacgttgtttcgATAGCCACCTGGCGCCAATAGTGAAAGGTGCTACGGCGTCAAGcgggcgagaggctgcgctgcggaaccaaaactttTGGGATTCAAAAGAAGTTTCCCCCCAAACGCCATGCATGGCACAGAGGACGACATCCCGTGGGAGCAAAAtcggatcactgttcatgaattcagggggcaccagaactggaccaagtcaccaaaggtagacTACGATGAgccagatttttcttttgaaatcttggccaaggatgtagaggataaactgcactacgcacaaatatttaatgcaaaaaatgttttagtcaaacagtgttcaatatttatttcagactaatatgtgttatccacagtattaataaaatgttatgccatcattgagcatatattttagttggttgagggattctgttctggacaagcgtgtcctgtggcctgtcccgagattatattacggctataTTGGCACGTgcacaaaaattattattattattaatgattgttttttgaaaaacaatagaagtacaaacccaacaaaatgtaaatacagataattcccattATTTTGAGCAAATTGTTGGTGCGCGTTATACATTGGTACaatggttttcctgattttttttttttttttttttaggtcaactttgggggtgcgcattatacttcataTACTCGACAAATTACGGTACTACTACTGtacgggatggggggggggggtcagaattTCTGCTCATCAAATACGCCAGCAAAGCAACCCCCCGCCACACGATAGTCGACGGACTGTTTTCATCTTCATCCTTACATGAATATGTATtactatttgtatttttttggtgttgaCGGCGTCTATCTTGTAGGTTGGTGCAACATGATCGAGCTGAACTATTCAGAATCTTTCAAAGCCTTCGAGCGTCTGAAGGACGAGTCCCGGTGGTCCCAGTGCTACTACGCCTACTTGACAGCAGGTGCCGATCCCGTCCATTTCTTGCAACAGGTTTGCGGTTTTGGACCGGCCCCTGATCCCCCCCCGTGTTTGTCTGCGTTTCACACGGCAGTGTGCCAAGGCGCCACGGGAGACCTGCAGGCGGCCTTGGGGGTTTTCAACGACGTCCAGAAACTTTTCAAACGCAAGAGCAATCAGATCGAGCTGTTCTCCATGAAGAAGGTGGCCTTCTTGCCAGCCGCCGACGCTGTCGTTTTATTCATTGTAGTCCTCGTATTGCCGGCAATTTGGAAGTCGCCTTTGTAACTCGTTGCGTCCCGACAGGCCGAGAAGATGAAGGTCCCCAATTTGTCCAAAGAACTTTGCGTCCTCTCCATCATTGAGATTCTGTATCTGTGGAAAGCGCTCTGCAATTGCTCCAGGAGCAAACTACACACGATGGTGCAAGGTACCGCGCCACTCTTTGCTAGTCGCGTCTACTCTTTGGTACTTtatgagggatttttttttttttttttaagtgtattttTGTAGTCCTCCAGGGTATCGACGACAGCTCCTGCGCGGGGCTGAAAAACCTGCTTTTGGGCACCATAAGCAAATGCCTCCATAAGACTAAAGATGCCATTCAGGTATTTAAAATATTAACGGCAAAAGCGCAAAATCAAATCCAATACTGCAAAGTTTTTGTTTGCAGTATTTCCACATGGCCTCGCGCGACGAGGTGGGCCTGCTGAGCAACTCGTACGTGCAGCCTTACGCCTGCTACGAGCTGGCCTGCGTCCTCCTCGACGACTCCGAGGTGGGCACCAGACGCTCCGGCCGTGGTCACCTCTCACATTTTAACGACGGCTACTATTAATTTTAGCGTCATGGGCTTTTGTTGTgcgtgcaataaaaaaaaaatggctccatCGAGGAaacatgcgcattcatcacaaggagagttttcagcacgggggagcgctcagaccatcacacccgtttaaaaaaaaaaaaaaaactaaacaaaacatactgttaaaaatcactgagatacggcagtaacacgctacaaCAACAGTAACGGCGCGaatagggccggaccggtaaaagtcacttcctcggcacatctattccaccggtgtcactctcaCCTTtcccgttcgagtgcccccttgcagccgttagaaaaaaatgcacaaattagccacatcaccgcataaaccgcagggtcgaaagtGTGAAAGTGTCTCGTAGGCCGGAAAATTATGGTAATTGTTAGCAAAAATTGAATTGCTCGATGCAGTCTCAAATATCTAAGTATGGTTTCATAACAGaatttcggcttgtctcgttaggggtcgccagtctttgtcatctcagatgaacgcatatttgtttggcgcagtttcaGGCCAGATTCCCTTCCTGCCACAGCCCCTCTGCGTTTTAGCAAGGGAGAGAAGCCGACAGCACCAGGTtctcccaggcggtctcccatccaagtactgaccagggccaaacccgctgagcttccgagatctgacgttcTCAGGGTGACGTGGCCGTAAGCCTTTCAAAACAGAATCAGGCTTTTGTTAAAGTTAGGGTTTCTAAATAGGGTTGGTTTTTCAAATTAAGAGCATAAAAAAGGTTAGATTTTCAAAATAGGGTTTGAAAAAAGGGTTGGTTTTTCAAATTAAGAGCATAAAAAAAGGTTAGATTTTCAAAATAGGGTTTGAAAAAAGGGTTAGTTTTTCAAAATAGGGTTGAggttttcaaattagggtttatAAActaggttagggtttcaagacttagtttttcaaagtagggtttcaagtcGAGGTCCAAGTTTCAAAGTACGCTGTCAATACAGGGCTTGGGTTTCAAAACGGGGTTAATGAGGTGAAGGTACGTGATGTACAAGGTGTACTCAGTCACCAGCGAGGTGAGCGATGAGGTCAAGATGGGGTTCGGGTTCAAGCTCTGGTTTTGGGGTAAGGTTGGTTAGTTGAAATGTCAAATGTGCAGAGAGCCTGTAAGTTTGTTTTGGATCCAGATAATGCGATGTTCTCAACATCCATTTCCTGTCATCACAATACGTCATCTATGTTTGTTCTATAAGGTGACATTgcggttttttttcctccccccccccccccccagtccgcAGCCAAAGGCCACGCGCTGATGCTCCAGGCGAAGGTACGACTTTGCGCCGTCGCCGGGCGAGCGTCACACATGCGCTGCTCCTTTTGAAGGgcgtttgtctttattttttttttttttaggaggacTACGCCGGCTACGACTTCGAGAACAGACTTCACGTGCGGATCCACTCGGCGCTCGCCTCCGTGCGAACCGCAGCTCCGCCTTGAAGCGGGGACGTTTTTAgcaggggcaaaaaaaaaagtaaaacgttTTATTCTATTTATGTTTGAGCGGCGGCATTTTGAAACAACGTTCTGCGGTTTGTACGGGGAAGGTTGGCTGACCTTAGCAATACGCTGCGCATTTTTCCTCcatgtggaaatgtttttttcacaaatttctcAAGACAACTTTTTACAGTTCACTTGCACAGCAGTAGTTGCTGTTGAACTCGGTCCTCTTTCATATGGTATGTACGTTTTAAgctattaaaatgatttttgtggGGACAAGCGATGCTTTGCTTTCGACAAAAGTTGCTACGTACCCACACATCGGCCGCGTAGATTAATGTAACCAAAATGTGTCCGGGAGGAAGTTAGCATGCAAATGACtccatatagattttttttttattatagcaCGCAAAACCAAAGTTTTATTATAATTTAGCTTTTAACAACAATAGTTATATTCTTAAAAGAGCAGCTACTCACATGAGGTTTGTGGAGGTGGTTGCATAGTTAGCGACTGGCATGCTATTGCTAGAAAGATCATATTTGACTTTCACAATAAGAGAGCAGCTTACTCAACAtcagaaaaaatacataattgtaAAAGCTTACTCTTTACCTGTTCCTGACatgtaaaaagtatttgtatCCAGTATATCTTTCACAATAAGCACAAAACCTTCAGTATATatggaaacagaaaaaaaaccaaagcagTCAAACCACACTGGgaattcaaaatgtttgcattaaGCCAAAGAAACAATTAATGTCACAATTGGGGTGTTTTCACATTAGCATATCaatggtaagcagagctgcagtgtgtgtgtacagATTAGCCATATTTTACAGTGATCGCAGAATTAGCCTTTGGTAACCGAAAAGTCGGAATGTTGAGCTAAATTCGGCTCCACCTTGTAGTTATAGTTAAATTTGCATgaatcagcccccccccccccccttacacaaaatatttcttgcactactGTTCACACTGGACTCAATGCAACTCCCATTTGAACGTTGATTCTATAGATCTATCTCGCCATCTACTGGCAACGCCGCAGCGTCCTGTCCTAGTAGATGTCGGGCAGCTGCGAGTACTTCCTGTCCCAGTAAGCCTTCGTGTAGAGCCAGTCTGGAGCTTTGTTGTGCGGGTTGGATCCTTGCTGAAACCACCTGCGGACGGTGAACAATAATTCATCATCGGAAGGTCAAGTGCCCCAAAATTCCACAGCGAGGTCACCAACATGGTTCCCCAAAGGCCACACGAGGAGCCCgtgggactaaaaaaaaaaaaagtaaaaaatagcCCACTAGTGAGGTGAGTTGAACACTTGACATTGCAAGtctcataaaaaataataactccCACCTTTAATCTAAGACTTGATTTTTGAGgaacaactttttccatttttttttttccctgcaaacAATATACTTTTTCCATTGGTGTAAAATAATATGCTCAGAAAACAAGTGAAtcttgaaaacatttcattttacttCAAACTTCTCCAACTACGACTTCTCTtccgttcggcttgtcccgtgaggaggtcgccacagcgcctcatctttttccatcttagcctatctcgtgcttcttcctctcttaacagccacagtcctcgtgtcctccctcacaaaatccatcaaaagcttttctttggtcttcctctctctcgctctcttccttgacagctccatccttaccatcctcctaccaatttcctcactctctcgcctctggacatgtccaaaccatctcaagtctgctctctctctaaccttgtctccaaaacaaccaacttaTGCTGTCCCTCAAaagatctcatttctaatcctatccaagcgagaacctcaacaccttcatttctgcttcctgttgtttcttcagcgccgccgtctctcatccgtacatcatggccggccccaccactcttttatatacttttcccttcatcctagcgaagactcttctgtcacataacacaccagacaccttccgcccaccgttccaacctgcttggacccgtttcttcacttcctgaaaaaaaaacgtatccaactacagtgaatactctgttctcgaacaaaaatttagatttttttttttttttttgcttctgtttttcgcACGAAAACCGGCACTCGAAtgcctgcgacaaaacccggaaataacataacgcgtgcGGCCCGACCGGCTGACCCGCAACGCTCGTTTTTGTGAATTCGAACCCACTgcgaaaaaacacagaaatgacGCACGCagcccaaccagctgacccacgatgcactttgttgtgaattcccacgctgccgaaaaaaaaacagaaataacataacgcgcctGACCAGCCGATCTACAACGCGCAACTTCTGTAGGGAGCCGTGGGAAATACCGATTCGGTTTTCagacaaatcgcttctcgaaccgccttctggaatggattgtggtcgagaacagaggttatactgtattgttaaataaaaataatcccaACATTATGAATCTGTTGTCAAATACGGTTTACCCACTGTCGTGCGAAGGCTCGTATGTAGTGTCTTCCCACTGGAAGTCCCGGACAAAACCTATGAAAATTAACAACGCTAAAAAAACCCTCTGATGGCAGGATGAGCGCATCATCACGTTTATCTGGCAAAAAAATGAGTTCATTTTCCACACAAAGTATGAACTAGTTCAGGTACGACACCGCCTCTACGCCTTTGTACTTAGGACTAAAGCGGCCCCTGGTGTCGAACAAGGTGTTGCAATAATACACTTTATCCTGAGGGGGGCAGCAAGAGCACCTCAAAGTGATCCCTGATGGTCCCAGGGCGGCGATTGACCGAGTTACCTGGTCTTCCAGTCATCCGGGGACTTGCCGCGATTCTTCCGCGCAGTCCTCTGTTTTTCCTCCAGGCGCTTCTTCTCCGCACTCGCCGCATCTGCCA harbors:
- the LOC133510536 gene encoding tetratricopeptide repeat protein 39C-like isoform X2, which codes for MLRKGSGQCPQDVLMCALSFLSHRRNHSPLMSFGASFVSFLNAMMTFEDEKMQLASEDLKATERLCESENAGVIQTLKNKMKRSTDSRRSGAAAVERLQRQIIIADCQVYLAVLAFTKQELSAYIKGGWILRKAWKVYDKCYSDITQWQERSSSSSSRRRRKKIPEQQASSSPSDRASSPPSDGVCAEDLDRLKGSVSFGYGLFHLCISMVPPHLLKIVNLLGFPGDRLQGLSALAYASESKDMKAPLATLALLWYHTVVQPFFALHGSDTHSGLAEAKAILRRRETVYPNSSLFMFFKGRVQRLESQIGAALTSFNDALHLASEQREIQHVCLYEIGWCNMIELNYSESFKAFERLKDESRWSQCYYAYLTAVCQGATGDLQAALGVFNDVQKLFKRKSNQIELFSMKKAEKMKVPNLSKELCVLSIIEILYLWKALCNCSRSKLHTMVQVLQGIDDSSCAGLKNLLLGTISKCLHKTKDAIQYFHMASRDEVGLLSNSYVQPYACYELACVLLDDSESAAKGHALMLQAKEDYAGYDFENRLHVRIHSALASVRTAAPP
- the LOC133510536 gene encoding tetratricopeptide repeat protein 39C-like isoform X1; the encoded protein is MATPTEATRDAADDDEREPVNDAELALKGINMLLNNGFKESDALFRAHRNHSPLMSFGASFVSFLNAMMTFEDEKMQLASEDLKATERLCESENAGVIQTLKNKMKRSTDSRRSGAAAVERLQRQIIIADCQVYLAVLAFTKQELSAYIKGGWILRKAWKVYDKCYSDITQWQERSSSSSSRRRRKKIPEQQASSSPSDRASSPPSDGVCAEDLDRLKGSVSFGYGLFHLCISMVPPHLLKIVNLLGFPGDRLQGLSALAYASESKDMKAPLATLALLWYHTVVQPFFALHGSDTHSGLAEAKAILRRRETVYPNSSLFMFFKGRVQRLESQIGAALTSFNDALHLASEQREIQHVCLYEIGWCNMIELNYSESFKAFERLKDESRWSQCYYAYLTAVCQGATGDLQAALGVFNDVQKLFKRKSNQIELFSMKKAEKMKVPNLSKELCVLSIIEILYLWKALCNCSRSKLHTMVQVLQGIDDSSCAGLKNLLLGTISKCLHKTKDAIQYFHMASRDEVGLLSNSYVQPYACYELACVLLDDSESAAKGHALMLQAKEDYAGYDFENRLHVRIHSALASVRTAAPP